Proteins from a single region of Hordeum vulgare subsp. vulgare chromosome 6H, MorexV3_pseudomolecules_assembly, whole genome shotgun sequence:
- the LOC123401566 gene encoding uncharacterized protein LOC123401566 — translation MARARCAGGRSAPARALLLLVCALLCAIALVAVVPLAAPPGEGTARLPPTSVSSSSFQVAAGGRRAFARSGRSRARRWNSAGLVDSKHEVPSGPNPDSNR, via the coding sequence ATGGCAAGAGCTCGATGCGCCGGAGGACGGAGTGCTCCTGCGCGGGCGCTGCTGCTCCTCGTCTGCGCTCTCCTCTGCGCCATTGCGCTCGTCGCCGTCGTGCCTCTGGCAGCGCCCCCGGGAGAGGGCACGGCGAGGCTGCCTCCTACTTcagtgtcgtcgtcgtccttccaGGTGGCGGCAGGTGGCCGGCGCGCTTTCGCGAGGTCGGGGAGGTCCCGTGCCCGGCGATGGAACTCGGCCGGGCTCGTCGACAGCAAGCATGAGGTGCCCAGCGGCCCGAATCCGGACTCCAATAGGTAG